Sequence from the Desulfobacterales bacterium genome:
TCCACGATTCGTTCAGTCCGGCCGTTGAACCGCATGCCGGCTGCCAGATTAAATTCCAGGGCAAGCTGCCTGCCGCTCATGTACAACCCGTTTTCGCTCTGACCGAACTGCACCTCCACTGCGCCTTCGCCACAGGCGATCGTCAGGGGATTTGTGGAGAGTACCGTGCCGGGAACGGCATCCATCGATGTTTGCGCCAGCTTGACCTGCCAGAACATACACTTCAAATTTCCCAGATAGGAAAAGGCGCCGGGATAGGGACGCGTCACCGCCCGCACCAGATTCCGGACGCCGGCGGCATCCTTTCCCCAGTCGATTTCACCGTCAGCAGGTCTTCGCCCGCCAAAATAACTTGCCGATGATTGTTCCTGCGGAATCCGCCGGGCCCGGTTTTCCCGAATCTCCGGCAGCAGCTCGTCCAGCAGGTCGCCTGCCGCAACGGCAAGCTTTTTATGCAGGCTCAGGGCCGTGTCGTCATCGTCAATGGAAACTGACTTCTGGCCGGCAATATCACCGTCATCCGGTCGAGGTGTCATGTAATGAAGGGTAACGCCGGTCTCTTTTTCACCACGGACCAGCACCCAGTTCACCGGACACCTGCCACGATAACGGGGCAGGAGCGAGCCGTGCAGGTTGAGGCATCCTGCCGGCGGTATATCGAGAATTTTTTTGCCGATCATATCCCGGTAATAAAAGGAAAAAATGATATCCGGCGCCATTTCCCCTATCCGCTCAACCCACAAGGGATGGTTGATATCCGCCGGGTTATAAACCGGGATATCATTGGCCGCTGCCAGCTCGGCCACTGACTCGAACCAGATATTTTCATTAGGCTCGTCCTGGTGGGTGAATATCGCCCGGATATCAAATCCGTGGGCCAAAAGTGCTTTGATTCCCGTGCATCCGATATTATGATAGGCAAGTACGACGGCTCTCATAAGTTTCTCCTGTCAGTTTGATAAGGTGCTTTTCCCCTCGACCGCCGATGGGTTTGCGCCACAGATTTCCTGAATAAAAAAGCGGGGCCTGGATCGAACATCATTATAGATACGGCCGATGTATTCGCCGAGCAGGCCAAGGCCGATAAATTGAGCCCCGATAAAAACAAAAAGCACGGCAAAAAGAGTGAACACGCCCTCTGCAGCCCACATATCCCCATAGGCAAAGCGCATCACCATGAGCAGAACGCCGAAACCAATGCCGCATGCCGCAATCACCGCCCCCATGAACGAAAGCAGGCGCAGCGGAAAGGTGGACATGGAGGTGAGCAGGTCAAACTGGAGGGAAATCAGTTTCAAAAAACCGTACTTGGATTCTCCCTTTTCACGCAGTGCATGCCTGACCGGGATTTCGGCGGTGCTGCCGGCAAAACTGTTGGCCAGAATGGGGATGAAGGTGGAGCGTTCCCGGCACTGGAGCATGGCATCGACAATCGGGCGTCGGTAGGCCCTGAGCATGCAGCCGTAGTCATGCATCATGACGCCGGTGGTCCGCCGGACAAGCCAGTTGATCAGCGCAGACGGGACGCGGCGAAAGACAGAGTCCTGCCGGTTTTCACGCACGGTACCCACCACATCGACCCCGCGGTCCATCTCCCGCACGAGATTTGGAATTTCTTCGGGCGGATTCTGGAGGTCGGCATCCAGGGTAACGACAATCTCCCCGCTGCTTTGATCCAGGCCGGCAATGACCGCCGCGTGCTGGCCGTAATTGCGGTTCAGCATCACGCCGATTACCTCCGGGTGGCGGTCCGCGGCCTGAGAAATAAAGTTTCGGGAGCCGTCCCGGCTGCCGTCATCCACCAGAATGATCTCAAAGTGCCGGCCGGTTGTTTTGCAGGCGGCAAGACAGCGGTCGATAAGTTCCGGCAGGTTGTCTTTTTCGTTATAAACCGGAATGACCACGGATAAATCCGGCACATTCATGCGAGCACCTTCTTGATGGCCGCAACGACCGAATCCACATCCTCCAGGGCCATGTCCGGAAACAGGGGAAGGGAGCAGATCCGTTCCGAATTCCACTCGGTCGCAGGCAGGGCGCCATCCGGAAGCCGCAAGGTTTCGCGATAATATTTCTGCATGTGCACCGCCTTGAAATGGAGCCCGGTTCCGATATTCCTCTTTTTCAATTCCGTCATGAAGGTGTCCCGGCTCATGCCGGCCCGTTCGATATCCAGGCGGACAATAAACAGGTGCCATGCATGGCGCATGGGGTAGAACGGCACGGCAAGGGGAAGGATCTCATCCACGTCGGCCAGCAGTGCCTGATAGCGTCGGGCCAGCAGTGCCCGTTTTTCAATAAAACGATCCAGCCGGCCCAATTGTCCCAGTCCGATGACCGCAGCCATGTCGGTCAGGTTATACTTGAACCCCGGCTCCAGAACCTCTGCCTGGGGGGATCGGCCCTGGATGGTCCGGTCATAGGCATCCACCCCGAGGCCGTGAAATTTCAACCGGCGGACGCGTTCAACAAGATCAGAATCGTCGGAACAAAACATCCCCCCCTCACCGCAGGTCATGTCTTTGATGGGATGAAAGGAAAAAATGGCGCTGCCGTGCCGGCCGATCTTTTCCCCGTGGTATTCGGTGCCGACCGCATGGGCAGCGTCTTCGGCCAGATGGATATTTTTTTTCGAAGCCAGTCGCCGCAAAGGATCCATATCCAACGCGGCGCCCGCAAAATGCACCGGAATAATCAGCCGAGTGTGATCGGTGATGAGCGGCGCAATGGTTTCTGCGGAAACCATCAACGTATCTCGGTCAATATCTGCAAAAACCGGCTTGGCGCCGGCAAGCACGATTAAATTCACCGTTGATACCCAGGTCATGGAGGGGGTAATCACTTCGTCCCCCGGGCCAATGCCCAGTGCGGCAAGCAAAAGGTGCATACCCGCTGTGGCTGAACACAATGCCACCGCCCCTTCGGCATTGCAGTATCCCCGGAAAGCCGCTTCAAACTCGGCTGTCTTCGGACCGGTCGTGATCCAGCCGGAGCGGAGGACTTCGGCGACCGCCTGAATCTCCAGCTCGCTGATGGCCGGTTTGGAAAACGGAATAAAAGAGGACCTCATTTTTTTCCCTTCATTTGAATGCTATTTTTTTCACAGTGGGCCACTAAAAAAACGGCTTACATTTTCCCAGCCGATTTTGATTTGAAATGTAGCAGGACAAGATGAAGAACGGATGAAGGCAGCAGGATTGGAAATAATTTTCTGGTTTTTTAATATAATATCCGGGGACAACGCCCCATCGGGTCTGAAAACAAACTTTTTGATAAATCAGGCAACTTTTCAACCA
This genomic interval carries:
- a CDS encoding glycosyltransferase, whose translation is MNVPDLSVVIPVYNEKDNLPELIDRCLAACKTTGRHFEIILVDDGSRDGSRNFISQAADRHPEVIGVMLNRNYGQHAAVIAGLDQSSGEIVVTLDADLQNPPEEIPNLVREMDRGVDVVGTVRENRQDSVFRRVPSALINWLVRRTTGVMMHDYGCMLRAYRRPIVDAMLQCRERSTFIPILANSFAGSTAEIPVRHALREKGESKYGFLKLISLQFDLLTSMSTFPLRLLSFMGAVIAACGIGFGVLLMVMRFAYGDMWAAEGVFTLFAVLFVFIGAQFIGLGLLGEYIGRIYNDVRSRPRFFIQEICGANPSAVEGKSTLSN
- a CDS encoding aminotransferase class I/II-fold pyridoxal phosphate-dependent enzyme gives rise to the protein MRSSFIPFSKPAISELEIQAVAEVLRSGWITTGPKTAEFEAAFRGYCNAEGAVALCSATAGMHLLLAALGIGPGDEVITPSMTWVSTVNLIVLAGAKPVFADIDRDTLMVSAETIAPLITDHTRLIIPVHFAGAALDMDPLRRLASKKNIHLAEDAAHAVGTEYHGEKIGRHGSAIFSFHPIKDMTCGEGGMFCSDDSDLVERVRRLKFHGLGVDAYDRTIQGRSPQAEVLEPGFKYNLTDMAAVIGLGQLGRLDRFIEKRALLARRYQALLADVDEILPLAVPFYPMRHAWHLFIVRLDIERAGMSRDTFMTELKKRNIGTGLHFKAVHMQKYYRETLRLPDGALPATEWNSERICSLPLFPDMALEDVDSVVAAIKKVLA